The Streptomyces laurentii genome contains a region encoding:
- a CDS encoding hypothetical protein (identified by MetaGeneAnnotator; putative;~sequence version:1), which produces MKESPEKATDRSDGVVPVRGRADRISPHSVQRLQGAVGNAAVARLVAQRYTAPVKPSAAQAPGFRRVKADVAAKKTRLSVHAPAAAESKSAQDAAVAPPDDKEAQGKAANAEKMNAARPGEFDKAAFIAAVDKAIEAQAPKNLDEADKFSKSGKADKVKAEVDGKVSDGKDSSAKDIDAATKAAPDTSAAKDKPVTPMTPDSPPGNPGAPSAADAVPDKQPAAVTDFSQGPAANDKALADAEVTEEQLAKGNEPEFDQALKSKKTAETDAAKAPAKGRAAESQQLATAKAGAAASGAQAMNALTATRASAGKSVDGGKGETKSKDEKKRAEVTAKLQKVFDGTKKDVEDILSGLDKKVDDAFTAGEKGARDAFMADQAARHEEVQGQTVFGVLGQGPVGEGQVRRPARGGEPALPGVTQALRRPHADRDLLRR; this is translated from the coding sequence ATGAAGGAGTCCCCGGAGAAGGCGACGGACCGTTCCGACGGCGTCGTACCTGTCCGGGGCCGGGCTGATCGGATCTCCCCCCACAGTGTGCAACGTTTGCAGGGGGCGGTGGGTAACGCGGCGGTGGCCCGTCTGGTGGCCCAGCGCTACACGGCTCCGGTGAAACCTTCCGCCGCCCAGGCTCCGGGTTTTCGTCGGGTGAAGGCGGATGTGGCGGCGAAGAAGACCCGCCTGTCCGTGCACGCCCCCGCGGCGGCGGAGTCGAAGTCGGCGCAGGACGCGGCGGTGGCGCCCCCGGATGACAAGGAGGCGCAGGGGAAGGCCGCGAACGCGGAGAAGATGAACGCGGCGAGGCCGGGGGAGTTCGACAAGGCGGCGTTCATCGCGGCGGTGGACAAGGCGATCGAGGCGCAGGCGCCGAAGAACCTGGACGAGGCGGACAAGTTCTCGAAGTCGGGGAAGGCCGACAAGGTCAAGGCGGAGGTCGACGGGAAGGTCTCGGACGGGAAGGACTCGTCGGCCAAGGACATCGATGCGGCGACGAAGGCGGCGCCGGACACGTCGGCGGCGAAGGACAAGCCGGTCACCCCGATGACCCCGGATTCCCCGCCCGGAAACCCCGGCGCACCCTCCGCCGCGGATGCGGTCCCGGACAAGCAGCCGGCGGCGGTGACGGACTTCTCTCAGGGGCCGGCGGCCAATGACAAGGCGTTGGCGGACGCGGAGGTCACCGAGGAGCAGCTGGCGAAGGGCAACGAGCCGGAGTTCGACCAGGCGCTGAAGTCGAAGAAGACCGCGGAGACGGATGCGGCGAAGGCCCCTGCCAAGGGGCGTGCGGCGGAGAGTCAGCAGCTGGCGACGGCGAAGGCGGGCGCTGCCGCGTCCGGTGCGCAGGCGATGAACGCGCTGACCGCCACCCGGGCCTCTGCGGGGAAGTCCGTGGACGGCGGCAAGGGCGAGACCAAGAGCAAGGACGAGAAGAAGCGGGCCGAGGTCACCGCGAAGCTGCAGAAGGTCTTCGACGGGACGAAGAAGGACGTCGAAGACATCCTGTCCGGTTTGGACAAGAAGGTCGACGACGCGTTCACGGCGGGGGAGAAGGGCGCGCGGGACGCGTTCATGGCGGACCAGGCGGCCCGCCATGAAGAAGTACAAGGACAAACGGTATTCGGGGTTCTGGGGCAAGGGCCGGTGGGTGAAGGACAAGTTCGCCGGCCTGCCCGAGGAGGCGAACCGGCTCTACCAGGAGTCACGCAAGCTCTACGTCGCCCGCATGCGGACCGTGATCTCCTCCGTCGCTGA
- a CDS encoding hypothetical protein (identified by MetaGeneAnnotator; putative;~sequence version:1), with protein MKDKFAGLPEEANRLYQESRKLYVARMRTVISSVADLIGTELGKAKARIAKGRTELKAEADKLPADLKEFGQEAAKDFAGKFEDLEASVNEKSEQLVQDLANKYTAALKKIDEEITKLQEANKGLIDKAKDAIVGVIKTINELKNLLLGILAKAASAIMKIIKDPIGFLGNLVKAVGAGLHLFVTNIADHLKTGLVSWLLGTAVKAGLDLPQKFDLKGIIQLIASLLGLTWDNIRARITRKGVPDEALATVETSVPVAKKLATEGPAGAFEEIKAETGDLKSTILSKLSEHLIPTVIIAGITWILSLLNPASAFVRAVKGIIDIVTFIVNQGAQIVEFVGAVLDAVIQIANGGQAGVPKMVETALATSIPLLIGFLASLLGIGNLANKVKSVFHSVSRPVNRAIDKLVDLIAKKGKALWKKLKNRGDGKGKTGDGKPSFEEKKARLDKAVGKAVTRVNGLPGDHAEEGDINPILDSVRTEYGLTRLYATRDKIYWFIVGEINPKKKDRSNKKSKKNKNSDELTALAESNKGKCKAVAILRTKDGGYFEGTSMQQRPASSLNPDALKEIRRLRPNHHLGCAEIECISAAYNDRDAKAKEKAERNRRNRVYEDAEGAENANPARGGSMEAAHAETDNCGDPYPPCAFCAPLLSDMGIVIQNR; from the coding sequence GTGAAGGACAAGTTCGCCGGCCTGCCCGAGGAGGCGAACCGGCTCTACCAGGAGTCACGCAAGCTCTACGTCGCCCGCATGCGGACCGTGATCTCCTCCGTCGCTGACCTGATCGGTACCGAGCTGGGCAAGGCCAAGGCCCGGATCGCGAAGGGCCGCACGGAGCTGAAGGCGGAGGCCGACAAACTCCCCGCCGATCTGAAGGAGTTCGGGCAGGAGGCGGCGAAGGACTTCGCGGGGAAGTTCGAGGACCTCGAAGCGTCCGTGAACGAGAAGTCCGAGCAGCTCGTTCAGGACCTGGCCAACAAGTACACGGCCGCGTTGAAGAAGATCGACGAGGAGATCACCAAGCTCCAGGAAGCCAACAAGGGGCTGATCGACAAGGCGAAGGACGCGATCGTCGGCGTCATCAAGACGATCAACGAGCTGAAGAACCTCCTGCTCGGCATCCTGGCGAAGGCCGCCTCGGCGATCATGAAGATCATCAAGGACCCCATCGGGTTCCTCGGCAACCTCGTCAAAGCCGTCGGCGCCGGCCTCCACCTCTTCGTCACGAACATCGCCGACCACCTCAAGACCGGCCTGGTCTCTTGGCTCCTGGGCACGGCGGTCAAGGCGGGCCTGGACCTGCCGCAGAAGTTCGACCTCAAGGGCATCATCCAGCTCATCGCCTCCCTCCTCGGCCTGACCTGGGACAACATCCGCGCCCGCATCACCCGCAAGGGCGTCCCCGACGAGGCCCTCGCCACCGTCGAAACCAGCGTCCCGGTCGCGAAGAAACTCGCCACCGAAGGCCCCGCCGGCGCCTTCGAGGAAATCAAAGCCGAGACCGGCGACCTCAAATCCACGATCCTGTCGAAACTATCCGAGCACCTGATCCCCACCGTCATCATCGCGGGCATCACCTGGATCCTGTCCCTGCTCAACCCCGCCTCCGCCTTCGTCCGCGCGGTCAAAGGCATCATCGACATCGTCACGTTCATCGTGAACCAAGGCGCCCAGATCGTCGAATTCGTGGGCGCCGTCCTCGACGCCGTCATCCAGATCGCGAACGGCGGCCAAGCCGGCGTCCCGAAGATGGTCGAAACCGCCCTCGCCACCAGCATCCCCCTCCTCATCGGCTTCCTCGCCTCCCTCCTCGGCATCGGCAACCTCGCCAACAAAGTCAAATCCGTCTTCCACTCCGTCTCCCGTCCCGTCAACCGCGCCATCGACAAACTCGTCGACCTCATCGCCAAAAAAGGCAAAGCCCTCTGGAAGAAACTCAAGAACAGGGGCGACGGGAAGGGGAAGACCGGGGACGGGAAACCTTCGTTCGAGGAGAAGAAGGCTCGCCTGGACAAAGCCGTCGGAAAGGCCGTCACGCGTGTAAACGGCCTACCCGGAGATCACGCAGAGGAAGGGGACATCAACCCGATCCTCGATTCCGTTCGCACCGAGTACGGTCTCACGCGTCTCTACGCGACACGCGACAAGATTTACTGGTTCATCGTTGGTGAAATAAATCCGAAAAAGAAGGATCGCTCCAACAAGAAGTCGAAGAAGAACAAGAACTCCGACGAGCTCACGGCGCTGGCGGAGAGCAACAAGGGTAAATGTAAAGCCGTAGCGATCCTCCGCACAAAGGACGGCGGATACTTTGAAGGAACGAGCATGCAACAGCGCCCGGCATCCTCCCTCAACCCTGATGCACTCAAGGAAATCAGACGCTTGCGACCGAACCACCACCTCGGCTGCGCCGAGATAGAGTGCATCAGCGCGGCCTACAACGACCGGGACGCCAAGGCCAAGGAGAAAGCCGAGCGCAACAGGCGTAACAGGGTGTACGAGGACGCCGAAGGAGCCGAGAACGCGAATCCGGCGAGGGGCGGCAGCATGGAAGCGGCGCACGCGGAGACCGATAACTGCGGGGACCCGTACCCGCCTTGCGCTTTCTGCGCACCCCTGTTGTCCGACATGGGAATAGTGATCCAAAATCGCTGA
- a CDS encoding hypothetical protein (identified by MetaGeneAnnotator; putative;~sequence version:1): MKVQKLVDRVCTSNPRTAISALNSLEEQISPQGAAFTEEAVTAIPLLLEAVARPEVSIRADILNYLGDAYAYTLGTWQFRWDDEPDMRDHFSEMVTWEISISKSYSDSTPALLSLVEADNGESVRGSAVYLLSRIRKPLPELIPTLQDMYGEKIGEPLKADIIEGVANLSITLRLGNLSDVQWLREKLSSSSPAIRLGAALSLMAREEADDRSALARIAHDARAEGESTVQRTAWMARKSIDWALERRVR, from the coding sequence GTGAAGGTTCAAAAACTGGTCGACCGAGTCTGTACGTCGAACCCTAGGACAGCCATCTCGGCTCTGAATTCGCTCGAAGAGCAGATCAGCCCTCAAGGTGCCGCGTTCACAGAAGAGGCCGTCACGGCGATCCCCCTCCTGCTTGAAGCTGTCGCACGCCCGGAAGTCTCCATCAGGGCAGATATCCTCAATTATTTGGGTGATGCATACGCATACACCTTGGGGACATGGCAGTTCCGCTGGGATGACGAGCCGGACATGCGGGATCATTTTTCCGAGATGGTCACATGGGAGATTTCGATCTCGAAGAGTTACAGCGACTCGACTCCTGCGCTTCTTTCGCTCGTCGAGGCAGACAATGGCGAATCGGTGCGAGGTTCGGCAGTCTATCTTCTCTCACGCATCAGGAAACCCCTCCCGGAGCTGATCCCGACGCTCCAGGACATGTACGGCGAGAAAATCGGCGAACCACTGAAGGCCGACATCATCGAAGGGGTGGCGAATCTGAGCATCACACTCCGGCTAGGAAACTTGTCCGACGTTCAGTGGCTTCGCGAAAAGCTGAGCTCCTCCTCTCCGGCCATCCGGCTGGGCGCGGCCCTGTCTCTCATGGCACGAGAAGAGGCGGATGATCGCAGTGCGTTGGCGCGGATCGCTCATGATGCTCGAGCCGAGGGTGAGAGCACAGTTCAGCGAACCGCCTGGATGGCAAGAAAGTCCATCGACTGGGCCCTCGAACGCAGGGTTCGGTAG
- a CDS encoding hypothetical protein (identified by MetaGeneAnnotator; putative;~sequence version:1), whose product MTTPSERAENGKAARQRAPRTSHGRWIPSSQRPDPLTILERQSVDRLSDLVPIRYGRMADSPFAFLRGAAAIMAADLGATRHTGLTVQLCGDAHLLNFGVYASPERTLLFDVNDFDETLPGPFEWDVKRLAASLTVAAFQNGAGQAKAHRAALVAAESYRMTMRRLAGLGELAVWYERIAADDLTPLVSGARRERLERRLAHARGHGSLQALGKLTTRDDSGRHIIDAPPLLERTTDIDRVSLGKIFSDYRSSLSEERRILLDRFHFVDAARKVVGVGSVGTRCFILFLEGRDEGDPLFLQIKEAVPSVLEPYLPAGRYDHQGRRVVSGQRLTQAASDIFLGWMTGPEQRHFYWRQLRDMKGSAEVETMSSSLLRQYARLCGRALARAHARSGDRIAIAAYLGSSDVFDRAIADFALRYAAQNADDYAALGAAIAAGVVTAAPGI is encoded by the coding sequence ATGACGACACCGTCCGAAAGGGCCGAGAACGGCAAGGCCGCCCGGCAGCGGGCCCCCCGCACCTCCCATGGCCGCTGGATACCCTCGTCCCAGCGCCCCGACCCGCTGACCATCCTGGAGCGGCAGTCTGTCGACCGGCTGTCCGACCTGGTACCGATCCGTTACGGGCGGATGGCGGACTCGCCCTTCGCGTTCCTGCGCGGCGCCGCCGCCATCATGGCCGCGGACCTCGGCGCCACCCGGCACACCGGACTGACCGTCCAGCTGTGCGGCGACGCCCATCTGCTCAACTTCGGCGTCTACGCGTCACCCGAACGGACGCTTCTGTTCGACGTGAACGACTTCGACGAGACCCTGCCCGGCCCCTTCGAGTGGGACGTCAAACGGCTCGCCGCCTCCCTGACCGTCGCCGCCTTCCAGAACGGCGCCGGGCAGGCCAAGGCCCACCGCGCCGCCCTGGTCGCCGCCGAGTCGTACCGCATGACCATGCGGCGCCTGGCCGGGCTCGGCGAACTCGCCGTCTGGTACGAACGCATCGCCGCCGACGACCTCACCCCCCTGGTGAGCGGGGCCCGGCGGGAGCGACTGGAACGCCGGCTGGCCCATGCCCGCGGCCACGGCAGCCTCCAGGCGCTGGGCAAACTCACCACACGGGACGACTCCGGCCGGCACATCATCGACGCCCCGCCGCTGCTGGAACGGACCACCGACATCGACCGGGTCTCGCTCGGCAAGATCTTCAGCGACTACCGCAGCTCGCTCTCCGAGGAGCGCCGGATCCTCCTCGACCGCTTCCACTTCGTGGACGCCGCCCGCAAGGTGGTGGGCGTCGGCAGCGTCGGCACCCGCTGCTTCATCCTGTTCCTGGAGGGCCGGGACGAAGGCGACCCGCTCTTCCTCCAGATCAAGGAGGCCGTTCCCTCGGTCCTGGAGCCGTACCTGCCGGCCGGCCGCTACGACCATCAGGGACGGCGGGTGGTCAGCGGCCAGCGGCTCACCCAGGCCGCCAGCGACATCTTCCTCGGCTGGATGACCGGCCCCGAGCAACGCCACTTCTACTGGCGCCAGTTGCGCGACATGAAGGGCTCGGCCGAGGTCGAGACGATGTCTTCGTCCCTGCTGCGCCAGTACGCGCGGCTGTGCGGCCGGGCGCTGGCCCGGGCCCACGCCCGCTCCGGCGACCGGATCGCCATCGCCGCGTACCTCGGCTCCTCCGACGTCTTCGACCGCGCCATCGCCGACTTCGCCCTGCGCTACGCGGCCCAGAACGCCGACGACTACGCCGCCCTCGGCGCGGCCATCGCCGCCGGCGTGGTGACGGCGGCCCCGGGCATCTGA
- a CDS encoding gntR-family transcriptional regulator (DNA-binding site [nucleotide binding];~GntR-family transcriptional regulator [Streptomyces venezuelae ATCC10712];~Transcriptional regulators [Transcription]; COG2188;~Winged helix-turn-helix (WHTH) DNA-binding domain of the GntR family of transcriptional regulators; cd07377;~identified by MetaGeneAnnotator; putative), with protein MTEAVTDRGPRTSVPRYLRVAAALRDDLVHHRPAPGSRLPSERHLAIRFRVNRQTVRSALQLLREEGLVLTDRRGTFAADPAASRPTADEPWRGAAGPHRRPFPGGPRAADSLVRAALSWEAPPASLAGRLGLAPGEPTLVHRHAVLTPAGASMQRSVSWFSRPALTEVPQLGRFRRGAERFRQPDLRLLYHWMHQAGLRTTHRESVGVPAPAAPHGEAEGADRGAFRLSVHRVVGDQHGRTLEITDIDLAARGGAWTYEFGG; from the coding sequence ATGACCGAGGCCGTAACCGACCGCGGACCGAGGACGTCGGTCCCGCGCTACCTCCGGGTCGCCGCCGCACTGCGCGACGACCTCGTCCACCACCGCCCCGCCCCCGGCTCCCGGCTGCCCTCCGAACGGCACCTCGCGATCCGCTTCCGGGTCAACCGGCAGACCGTCCGCAGCGCGCTCCAACTCCTGCGCGAGGAGGGCCTCGTACTCACCGACCGGCGCGGCACCTTCGCCGCCGATCCGGCCGCTTCACGGCCCACGGCGGACGAGCCGTGGCGCGGGGCCGCCGGCCCGCACCGCCGCCCTTTCCCCGGCGGTCCCCGGGCCGCCGACTCCCTGGTCCGCGCGGCCCTGTCCTGGGAGGCGCCGCCGGCCTCGCTGGCCGGTCGGCTCGGCCTCGCGCCCGGCGAGCCGACGCTGGTGCACCGGCACGCGGTGCTGACCCCGGCGGGCGCGTCGATGCAGCGCTCGGTGTCCTGGTTCTCCCGGCCCGCGCTCACGGAGGTCCCGCAGCTGGGCCGCTTCCGGCGGGGCGCGGAACGCTTCCGGCAGCCCGATCTGCGGCTGCTGTACCACTGGATGCACCAGGCGGGCCTTCGTACCACCCACCGCGAATCGGTCGGCGTGCCCGCGCCCGCGGCCCCGCACGGGGAGGCGGAGGGCGCGGACCGCGGCGCGTTCCGGCTGAGCGTCCACCGGGTGGTGGGCGACCAGCACGGGCGCACCCTGGAGATCACGGACATCGACCTGGCGGCCCGCGGCGGGGCCTGGACCTACGAGTTCGGCGGCTGA
- a CDS encoding mutT-like protein (MutT-like protein [Amycolatopsis mediterranei U32];~Nudix hydrolase isa superfamily of enzymes found in all three kingdoms of life, and it catalyzes the hydrolysis of NUcleoside DIphosphates linked to other moieties, X. Enzymes belonging to this superfamily require a divalent cation, such as Mg2+ or Mn2+...; cl00447;~identified by MetaGeneAnnotator; putative;~nudix motif): MPPKHSAGLLLFRRTPDGVTEVLIGHMGGPFWAGRSAAAWSIPKGEYAADEPPEAAARREFEEELGLPAPDGPWIALGENRQRGGKTVTVWAVRADLDPARATPGTFTMEWPRGSGVLREFPEIDRFGWFPLAEAEPLLVAGQRVFLARLAAHPDASGA, translated from the coding sequence ATGCCCCCGAAGCACAGCGCCGGTCTGCTGCTCTTCCGCCGGACACCGGACGGTGTCACGGAGGTCCTGATCGGTCACATGGGCGGCCCGTTCTGGGCCGGCCGGTCCGCCGCCGCCTGGTCGATCCCCAAGGGCGAGTACGCGGCGGACGAGCCGCCCGAGGCGGCGGCGCGGCGGGAGTTCGAGGAGGAACTGGGCCTTCCGGCGCCGGACGGACCGTGGATCGCGCTCGGCGAGAACCGGCAGCGCGGGGGAAAGACCGTCACCGTCTGGGCCGTACGGGCGGATCTCGACCCGGCGCGGGCGACGCCCGGGACGTTCACCATGGAGTGGCCGCGCGGCTCGGGCGTCCTGCGGGAGTTCCCGGAGATCGACCGGTTCGGCTGGTTCCCGCTCGCCGAGGCCGAGCCACTGCTGGTGGCGGGTCAGCGGGTGTTCCTGGCGCGGCTCGCGGCGCATCCCGACGCGTCCGGGGCCTGA
- a CDS encoding hypothetical protein (identified by MetaGeneAnnotator; putative;~predicted protein [Streptomyces roseosporus NRRL15998]) yields the protein MTTTISSRERAAAQAYLRLLESTRAVLSDPRLEPYAAAMLTHPMAEADAALREAGLAGNEERLLGLVAALRDSAAAERGRTV from the coding sequence ATGACGACGACGATCAGCAGCCGCGAGCGCGCGGCCGCCCAGGCGTATCTGCGGCTGCTCGAGTCCACCCGGGCCGTGCTCTCCGATCCGCGTCTGGAGCCGTACGCGGCGGCGATGCTGACGCACCCGATGGCCGAGGCGGACGCGGCCCTGCGGGAGGCGGGGCTGGCCGGGAACGAGGAGCGGCTGCTCGGCCTGGTGGCGGCGCTGCGGGACTCCGCCGCCGCCGAGCGGGGGAGAACGGTCTGA
- a CDS encoding cytochrome P450 hydroxylase (Cytochrome P450 [Secondary metabolites biosynthesis,transport, and catabolism]; COG2124;~Cytochrome P450; cl12078;~cytochrome P450 hydroxylase [Streptomyces hygroscopicus subsp. jinggangensis5008];~identified by MetaGeneAnnotator; putative), translating to MPTLPADLQDADSPDPTRPAPAAKDRPAYRPDPAGGCPHADNARLLARGAVTPVVLPGDIAGMAVLGHDALRDFLAHPDVAKGARHFTALAEGRIPEGWPLRTFATVPGMTTADGADHRRLRSLVSRAFTPRRIEALRPRVAGVVAGLLDDLAAAAEADGGVADLRRHFALPLPLRVICELLGLAAHHQAPLHRLSQQIVATDITPERALAANRELVALLSAIVADKTATPGDDLTSALIAARDEGGDRLGQAELIGTLLLLVIAGHETTLNLLTNAVRALCAHREQLAHVREGRAGWAEVVEETLRWDSPVSYFPFRYPTRDLVVDGTVIPRGTPVLAGYSAAGRDPAAHGPDAGRFDVTRTPAVKHLSLGHGAHFCLGAPLARLEATLALEALFTRFPDLDLAVPEAELPRHASFVGSSVRTLPVRLG from the coding sequence ATGCCGACCCTCCCCGCCGACCTCCAGGACGCCGACTCCCCGGACCCCACCCGTCCGGCCCCCGCTGCCAAGGACAGACCCGCGTACCGCCCCGACCCGGCCGGCGGCTGCCCGCACGCCGACAACGCCCGGCTGCTCGCCCGGGGAGCGGTGACCCCGGTCGTGCTCCCCGGCGACATCGCGGGCATGGCCGTCCTCGGCCACGACGCCCTGCGCGACTTCCTCGCGCACCCCGATGTCGCCAAGGGCGCCCGGCACTTCACGGCCCTCGCCGAAGGCCGTATACCCGAGGGCTGGCCGCTGCGTACCTTCGCCACCGTCCCCGGCATGACCACCGCCGACGGGGCCGACCACCGGCGGCTGCGGTCCCTGGTCAGCCGCGCGTTCACACCGCGCCGGATCGAGGCGCTGCGCCCCCGCGTCGCCGGCGTCGTCGCCGGGCTGCTCGACGACCTCGCGGCCGCCGCCGAGGCGGACGGCGGCGTCGCCGACCTCCGCCGCCACTTCGCGCTGCCGCTCCCGCTCCGCGTCATCTGCGAACTCCTCGGCCTGGCGGCCCACCACCAGGCGCCGCTGCACCGCCTGTCCCAGCAGATCGTCGCCACCGACATCACCCCCGAACGGGCCCTGGCCGCCAACCGCGAACTCGTCGCCCTGCTCTCCGCCATCGTCGCCGACAAGACGGCCACCCCCGGCGACGACCTCACCAGCGCGCTGATCGCCGCCCGCGACGAGGGCGGCGACCGGCTCGGCCAGGCCGAACTCATCGGCACCCTGCTGCTCCTGGTCATCGCGGGCCACGAGACCACCCTGAACCTGCTCACCAACGCCGTCCGCGCGCTGTGCGCCCACCGCGAGCAGCTCGCGCACGTCCGCGAGGGGCGGGCCGGCTGGGCGGAGGTGGTGGAGGAGACCCTGCGCTGGGACAGCCCGGTGAGCTACTTCCCCTTCCGCTATCCGACCAGGGACCTCGTCGTCGACGGCACGGTCATCCCCCGGGGCACCCCCGTGCTCGCCGGCTACTCGGCGGCCGGCCGCGACCCCGCGGCGCACGGCCCGGACGCGGGCCGCTTCGACGTCACCCGTACCCCGGCCGTCAAACACCTCTCCCTCGGGCACGGCGCGCACTTCTGTCTGGGCGCCCCGCTCGCGCGCCTGGAGGCCACGCTCGCCCTGGAAGCGCTGTTCACCCGCTTCCCGGACCTCGACCTCGCGGTCCCCGAGGCGGAACTGCCGCGCCACGCCAGCTTCGTCGGCAGTTCCGTCCGTACGCTGCCGGTCCGGCTCGGCTGA